TTCTCAATAATCATATGGATCTTGACTTTCATACCCAGAAAGAAATCAATACTTGCcagctatttttatttaattttaatttcatggaaagcaagaaattaatgaaaagCATTAGTCCCTTCTAAAGAACAggcacatatatatataccttttTCAGGCCAGGAACCACTGCTGAAAGAGCTATGAATCGCTGGCTAAGCTTTTCGCGGCGTTTTCTCTCTGCTATCACATGATCTTGTGCGTGTAAAGGAGACCTAGTCGATGCACCGGCCTTCTTAGTTCCCTGGTTATAATAGGTTGAACCATATTGATCCTCAAAGGAACCCAGACCAAACAAACTAGAGGGGTCATGGTTCACTTTTCCATTAGGCCCTATTTCAGTCTTAGGCTTTACAGTAGTTGAGTCAAGGCCGTAGAAGTGTGGAGAAGTAGCTGGCGATGAATTCGAGTTGTCGAAAGAGataatatgagaagatgaagaaggagAAGCCTTTGAAGAAGTGATTTGGTCAGTGGTGCAAGATCTCCAGCTGTTGGTCTTTAGCTGTTTTGCTGGCCTTTGATCAATATTGCTGGGTGCACAGCTCATATTTTGTACACTTTGAGGGTTAAAGATCTGGTCATTTAATGAGTAGCTTTTGGAAGAGGGAGACTGAAAATCAACATCATCAATTGAGTAATCAAGGGTGTTTATTTGGTACTGGTAGTTAAATGACGCATCCTCCATTCCCTgcaaataaaaactaaatcatTAAGGCTATACAAATCGCAAAGCAAGATGATGGGtcaatttatttacttatataacAATCATAGTGTAGCTTGTAGATGCACGTACCAATTCAGATAACCATTTAGCCGATGGGATTTCCATTTCTCTAAAGAAAGACAAGTAAGATAAAGGTCAGACACCTGCAGAAAGAATTAAACAAGGCACTCATTACTTAGAATTGAAGCTATCAAACTAGGAATTCTAAATATTCAGATCTCAAGATCTTTGATATGTAATctacataaaaaaagaaagtaagacCTAGAGATTTTCAGATCAAAGTGCATAACTTCTATGTAGATATATACCAAAAGCGAACTACTCGTGATTGAagtgaaaacaaaaagaaagaagaaataaaactGAAGATACGAATCCAAATGGAAATGGAAGCTAAAGAAGTTAAGTAGAAACagtagaaaaaagaagaaactaagATCATCCTTTTTCAAAGTTTATTACCTAAAACTCAAAAACAAGACCTGAGTCATTTACAAATGTAAGAAAAGTATGCATCTTCACACAATTCTGATggaaaaaataacaaagaaactGTCGGCAACAAAAGAAGACACCTCCAAGAGAATTTATGCGAGTAAAACCATCAGTATCAGTACTAATGGACTGGGACAGCTTACCTGTCAAAATGATAATGAAGAAttgttgaagaagaagaagaagaagagaccGAGAAGAAGATAATGGagatctttttttctttgcttttttttttttttttttcgataAGCTAAAAGGTAAGAAATTTTGCAGTCTCTTTATAGGTAGTACCGTACGCGCTTGAATACGAAAAGATTATAGAATTCTATTTCCCACGTGTGAAAATGGTTTGTCTTTGTCTACATTCTCTTTTTCATCAATAAGCACTGTACATTTGATGGCTCTTTCTGTATAATTTAGTCGTTTGTTGACCCATTTTGGCCAACAATGTTTCGCAAATTAAGCTTTCTATTATATGCATTCTAGTTCTAAATTTCTATCAAGAAAAAGA
The sequence above is drawn from the Ricinus communis isolate WT05 ecotype wild-type chromosome 7, ASM1957865v1, whole genome shotgun sequence genome and encodes:
- the LOC8288727 gene encoding transcription factor bHLH18-like, with the protein product MEIPSAKWLSELGMEDASFNYQYQINTLDYSIDDVDFQSPSSKSYSLNDQIFNPQSVQNMSCAPSNIDQRPAKQLKTNSWRSCTTDQITSSKASPSSSSHIISFDNSNSSPATSPHFYGLDSTTVKPKTEIGPNGKVNHDPSSLFGLGSFEDQYGSTYYNQGTKKAGASTRSPLHAQDHVIAERKRREKLSQRFIALSAVVPGLKKMDKASVLGDAIKYLKHLQERVKTLEEQAAKKTMESVVFVKKSQVYADDDSSSIDENFVGSCDHPLPEIEARVSDKDILIKIHCEKQKGCLLKILSEVERLHLNVLNSSILPFGNSTLDVTIVGQMDGEFSMTMKDLVRNLRQALE